TGCATGCCCTCAAGGGTCAGGGTTTGAACACCGCGATCCTGTCCAACGGCTCGCCCGACATGCTGAACGGCGCGGTGCAGTCCGCAGGCATCGGGAATGTCTTGGACGACTGCCTGAGCGTCGAAAGCGTGGGCATCTTCAAGCCGGATGCGCGGGTCTATGACCTGGTGGGGACACGGTTCGACTGCACGCCGGACCAGGTGCTGTTCGTATCCTCGAACGGCTGGGATGCGGCAGGGGCCTCCGGGTATGGCTTTGTCACCGCCTGGGTCAACCGCGCACAAGAGCCTGTGGACCGCCTGCCCTGGACACCCGCGCACATCCTGCCGGACCTGACCGGTATTCCGGGACTTGCTGCCGCATGAGCACGTTCCAGACGTCCGATGGGTTGACCCTGTACTTCGAGGACGCGGGCGAAGGCCTGCCGCTGTTGTGCCTGCCGGGGCTGACGCGCACGACACGAGACTTCCAGTATGTGACCCCCCATTTGCCCCCCTGCCGGCTGATCAAGATGGACTATCGCGGGCGCGGCCAGTCGCAATGGGATCCGACCTGGCAAACCTACAGCCTGCCTGTCGAGATACGCGATGTGATGGAGTTGATGGATCACCTGTCGCTGGCGTCCGTCGCCATTCTGGGCACGTCGCGCGGCGGGTTGAACGCCATGGGACTGGCCGCCGCCGCGCCCGAACGTGTGCTGGGTGCGGCATTGAATGACGTGGGCCCCGAATTGGATGCGGACGGATTGGCGGGCATCATGGCCTATCTGGGTCGTCGCCCGGCGGCCCGCACGCATGCCGAGGCTGCGGCGGCTCTGCCCCATGTCCTCAAAGGGTTCAGGGACGTGCCGCCAGAGCGTTGGCTGCACGAGGCAAGGACGCATTTTGTCGAAACGGAAAACGGGCTGGACATCACCTATGACCCGCGCCTGCGCGACGCGGTCGAGGCAGGCGGCGCGGTGCCGGACCTGTGGCCCTTCTTCGATGCGCTTGCAGGCAAACCCCTTGCCCTGATCCGGGGGGCCGGGTCCGACTTGCTGCGGGCCGAGACGGCCCGAAAGATGCAGGACCGCCGCCCCGACATGGTCTATGCCGAGGTGCCGGGACGCGGGCACGTACCGTTCCTGGATGAACCTGCCGTCGTGAACGCCATACGCACGTGGATGGGAATGCTGACGTGAACATCGAGATGATCCGCGCCGCCGCCACGCGGCTGAACGGCCATGCGCGCGTGACACCGCTGCTGAACACGCCCTTTCTGGACGATATTGCGGGTCGTCGTGTCTGGATCAAACCCGAATGCCTGCAGCATACGGGCAGTTTCAAGTTCAGGGGGGCATGGTCTGCGGTGTCGGCGCTGGACGCCGCCACCCGCAGCGCCGGTGTCATCGCCTTTTCCAGCGGCAATCACGCCCAAGGCGTCGCCCTGGCCGCGCAGTTGCACGGGGTGGCGGCGGTGATCGTGATGCCCAGCGACGCCCCTGCCCTGAAGATCGAAAACACGCGGGCGTTGGGGGCCGAGGTCGTGCTGTACGATCGCAGCACCGGAGACCGCGATGCGATCGGCGCACAATTGGCCCAGGACCGCGGTCTGACCCTGATCAAACCCTTTGACGAGCCGCTGGTGATTGCCGGCCAGGGCACCACCGGCCTTGAGATTGCGCAGCAGGCCGCCGCCGTGGGTGTGGTGGCCGCCGACGTGATCGTGTGCTGCGGCGGCGGCGGACTGACCAGCGGCATCGCCCTTGCCCTTGAGGCCGACGCGCCGGGTCTGCGGGTGCGCCCGGCCGAACCCGAAGGGTTTGATGACGTGGCCCGGTCGCTGCGCTCCGGCGGGATCGAACGCAACACCGCGACCTCGGGCAATATCTGCGACGCGATCATCACGCCGCAGCCGGGCAACCTGACCTTTCCCATCATGCACCGGCTGTGCGGTCCCGGGCTGGTCGTCGGCGAAGACGAGGCCTTGTACGCCATGGCGCAGGCATTCCTGCGCCTCAAGCTTGTAGCCGAACCCGGCGGTGCGGTGGCCCTTGCTGCCGCCCTGTGTCGGCAGGACCAGATAGAGGGGGATGACGTGATCGTCACGATTTCAGGCGGAAACGTGGACCCAGACATCTTCCAACGCGCATTGGATTTACCTGCATGACCGACTTCACCATCGCCAGTTTCAACGTCAAGAACCTGATTGGCCCCGATCAGGAATACTACCGTTTTCAACAGTATACGCCCGAGGAATACGCCTGGAAGGTCGATTGGCTGTCCGAAAAGGTGCAGACCATGGACACCGACATCGTGGGCTTTCAGGAGATTTTCGAGGAACGCGCCCTGCGCGATGTCATCGCGGCCGCCGATGCCGAAGGTATGGCCGACAACGCCCAGCACATTCCCGGCCCGGACAAGCGATATCGCCGCAAGGCCATCTTTCGCAAACTGGCCTACCGCCCCTACACCGATGCGGCGCTGGCCGTCGCACCCAATGCAAATGATGGTGGTCCGGGCCAGCGTCGCCCCGGCGTCGCGATCCTGTCGCGCTTTGGGTTTGTCGGCGCACCGGAGGTCATTCAGGATCTGCCGCACCCTGTCGACATCGACTTTGGCCCGATGGGCCCGGATGGCGGCGGCAGCTTTCGACTGACCCGGCTGAGCCGCCCGATCCTGAAAGTGCGTGTGCCCGTGGGCCAGCACGTGATCACCGTTTTCAATTGTCACTTGAAATCCAAACTGGGCGAGTACCTGCGTCCCGCAGGTGCGCCGTTTCCGCCCGAGGTCGATCTGACACGCTATGATGCCGTGGGCCGCGCGTTGGGCGGTGTCCGGTCCGCCTTGCGCCGGATGGCCGAGGCCTGGGTTCTGCGCCGCGCCATCGTCGCGGAATTGCAGGCCGGGCATCCGGTCATGGTCATGGGCGATTTCAATGACGGCGAACATGCCGTAAGCTCCGAGATCATCAGCGGCGAACACCCGTTCAAGAATTATGCCTGGATGCTGCGCCATGACGCCGAAACCCCGCGCGACCGGTACTCTGAAGACGAAGATGCCCAGATCCGCACGGACATCGAGGCCGTGCGCCTGCATTCCGCCGAAAAGCAGTTCATCCGCAAATCAACGCGCGACATGGTCTATACGGCTGCGTTTGGTGGCGTGTATGAAAGCATCGATCAGATCTTTATGTCGCGCCACTTTCTGGCTGACGCACCGGAAAGCATTGGGCACATGGACTATTTCAGCGTGTTGAACGATCATTTGACCGATGGCAGCCATGCCGAGGCGCCCTACAACAAGCTGGCCTCGGATCACGGGCAGATCATCGCGCATATGCGACTGAAGGATTAAGCAAAATGCACATGGCAGATCTGGGCGACGTCCGCCTGCACTACCGCATCGACGGGCCGGACGATGGCGCGCCGGTCGTGTTCGTGAACTCTCTGGGTACGGATATGCGGTTGTGGGACCCGATCCTGTCTATGCTGCCCGCAGGCCTGCGCATCCTGCGCTTTGACAAGCGCGGACACGGCCTGTCGACATGTCCGCCTGCGCCATATTCCATGGGTCAGCTGGTCAGTGACTGTGAACAGATGATGGACATGCACGGGTTCAAGGATGCGATGTTCGTGGGCCTGTCCATCGGCGGCATGATCGCCCAGGGCCTGGCCGTCAAGCGCCTGGACCTGATGCGCGCGATGGTGCTGTCCAACACGGGTGCCAAGATCGGCACCAAGGAGATGTGGGCAGACCGCATTCAGGACGTGAACACCGGTGGCATAGAAAAGCTGGCCGATGCCGTCATGGACCGCTGGTTTTCCCGCGACTTTCACCACGGGGTGGAATTGGAGCTGTGGCGCAACATGCTGACCCGGCAGGACGACGAAGGCTATGCCGGATGCTCTGCCGCGATCTCGGGCACCGATTTCTTTACCACCACGGCCAAGCTGCGCCTGCCGACCCTGGGCATTGCGGGGTCCGAAGACGGGTCGACACCGCCCGACGTGGTGCGTGAAACCGTCGACCTGATCCCCGGCAGCCGGTTCCACTTGATCCGCAAGGCGGGCCACCTGCCCTGCGTCGAACAGCCCGAGGAATACGCCTGCGTGCTGACCGATTTCATGGTCGCGACCCGGCATATCTGATCGATGGCGGCTTCGGTCTTTTCCTCGTCGCTTTATGCGCAACTGTTCCCGACGGGCGAGGTCGGGCGGCTGTGGTCCGACAGCGCCGAAGTGCGCGCGATGCTGCTGGTGGAGGGGGCCCTTGCCAAGGTGCAAGGCGCGCAAGGGATGATCCCGGACCTGAGCGCGGCGTTTATTCACAGGTCATCGCTGGAGGTGCAGATTGATCCGGCGGGATTGGCCGATGCGACGGGGCGGAACGGTGTCAGCGTGCCCGCCCTCGTGGCCGAATTCCGCAAGGCGATGGAGGCCCCGGAACATGCGCAATTCGCCCATTGGGGGGCGACAAGCCAGGACATTATCGACACCGCCCTGATGCTGCGTATGCGCCAGACATTGGCGGTGCAGCGGGACACGCTGGTCACATTGCTGAAGACGTTGGGTGCGCAGGCCAGCACCCATGCCGCAACACCGATGGTCGCGCGCACGTATGGTCAGCATGCGACGCCCACAAGTTGGGGCAGCGTGCTGGCGCAATGGGGGCACCCGTTGGCAGACGCGCTGGACGATCTTTCGCGCGTACAGGAGGCATCTTTGTGGGTCTCTCTCAGCGGTGCGTCTGGCACGGCTTCAGCCCTTGGACCAAAGCCGGATGCAACGCGCGCGGCCTTGGCAGACGCGTTGAACCTGAACGATCCGGGGCGCAGCTGGCATACGGACCGTGGTCCGGTATTGCGCATTGCCGACTGGATGGGCCGGGTTGTCGCAACGCTGGCGGGCATGGGCGACAGCGCCGTGGCGCTGGCCGCGACCGACTGTCAGGACCTGACCCTTGGCGCGGCGGGATCGTCATCGACCATGCCACAGAAACACAACCCGGTCGGACCGTCGGCGCTGGTGGCTTTGGGCCACCAGGTGGCGGGGCTGCGCGCCTCGTTGCAGGCAGCGGCGGCGCATCAACATCAGCGCGACGGGGCGGCGTGGTTCACCGAATGGATGGTGCTTCCGCAGATTGCCCTGTCCTGCGCGGCGGCGATCAACCTGGCCCACGTCATGGTGCGGGACTGGTCACCCGACGTGGACGCCATGGCCGCCAAATTTGACGGTCTGGGCGGGGCACATGCCGAGGCACTGAGCTTTGCGCTGGCCGCCAAGATGCCCCGACCAGAGGCGCAAGAAGCCACCAAGGTGTTGATCGCCGAGGCCATGGCACAGCGGCAATCGCTGGCCGATATTGCCCGCGCAGCCCATCCCGATCTGCCCCGGGACCTGTTTGACCCGGCGTCCCAGATGGGCACCGCCCCTGCGCACGCACGCGCCTTTGCCCAGAGGGTAGCCGCCCTGTGAAGCTGCCCATCGTCTTCATCCTGTTGACGGTGATGATCGACGCCATGGGCATCGGCCTGATCGTGCCCGTGATGCCCGACCTGATCCAGGAGGTGCGCGGCATGGGGATCGGCACCGCGGCCCTGTGGGGCGGGGTTCTGTCGACCAGTTTCGCCGCCATGCAGTTCCTGTTCGGCCCTTTACTGGGTGCGCTGTCCGACAGGTATGGTCGTCGCCCGATCCTGTTGGTGTCGTTGGTGGTGCTGGCGCTGGACTATCTGGTGATGGCCGTGGCCGGCACCATCTGGCTGCTTCTGGCCGGGCGCGTCGTCGGGGGCATCACCGCGGCCACCCAGTCCACGGCCAACGCTTACATGGCTGACATTTCAAAGCCCGAGGAGAAGGCCGCCAATTTCGGGTTGATCGGCGCGGCATTCGGCCTTGGATTTGTCGCGGGCCCCGCCCTGGGCGGATTTCTGGCCGAATACGGCACCCGCGCGCCGTTTTATGCGGCGGCGGCATTGGCCGCGGGAAATGCCGTCTTCGGTTATGTCGTGCTGAAGGAAACCGTAGATGACCGCATTCGCCGCCCCTTCGCCTGGTCGCGCGCCAATCCTTTTGGGCTGTTCAAGCACCTGGGCAGGTTGCCGGGTCTTGGACCGCTCTTGCTGGTCTTCTTCATCTACCAGGTCGCGTTTACCGTCTATCCGGCGGTCTGGGCCTACTATACGTCCGAACGCTTTGACTGGTCACCGGGTATGGTTGGTCTGTCTCTGTCCCTGTTCGGCATTGCGATGGCGCTGGTGCAGGGCGGGTTGATCCGGCCCATGCTGCGCCTGATGGGCGAACGCGGTGCCGTGATTTACGGGCATGTGGCGGATGTGGGGGTGTTCCTGCTGATCGGATTTGTCAGCTCGGGCACCTGGCTTCTGATCCTGACGCCTCTGGCCGCCTTGCCTGCCGTCATCACCCCTGCGTTGCAGGGCATCATGTCCAAGGCGGTGGGTGACGACGAACAGGGTGAATTGCAGGGGGCGCTGGTGTCTATCTCTGCCCTGGCCATGATCCTGTCCCCCTTGCTGATGACATCCACGTTCTACACGTTCACCAAGCCCGAGACGTCCGTTTACCTGCCGGGTGCCCCCTTCCTTCTGGCAGCGGTTCTGATCGCCATTGCCCTGATGGTTTTTGTCCGAAGCGGAGGCGCAGGCAGATCACCCGACGTCAGCGGATCATCTGCGCCATAAGGGCGTCGTTTTCCGACTTGCCTGTGCGCCTGCGCTGCGCCACCGTCCGGGGCAAGACAATGGAAGGGACGGATATGCAAACCATCAAAGCCGCCGTGTGCCACGACTTTGGCGCGCCCCTCGTGGTCGAGGATATCCTGATCCGTGCACCCGAGATGGGCGAGGTCGAAGTGACGCTGGACGCGGTTGCCATCTGTCATTCGGACATTTCCTTTGCCGAAGGGGCCTGGGGCGGCAGCCTGCCTGCGGTATACGGGCACGAGGCGGCGGGGATTGTCAGCGCGGTGGGCCCCGGCGTCACGGGGCTGGCCGAAGGCGACAGCGTGGTCGTGACTCTGATCCGTGCCTGCGGCACCTGCCCGTCCTGCGCCAGCGGCAAACCGACGGTATGCGAGACGCCCTATGACGGCGACAAGGGCCCGATCCGTACGGCCGAGGATGGCAAGCTGCATCAGGCCATGGCCTGCGGCGCCTTTGCCGAGAAGGTCGTCGTGGACCAGAAGCAGTTGGTGAAAATCCCGGCAGACATGTCCAAGGAGGCCGCGAGCCTGATCGCCTGCGGCGTGATCACCGGCGTCGGGGCCGTGGTGAATGCGGCGGGTCTGCGCGCCGGGCAGGATGTTGTGGTCATCGGTGCGGGCGGCGTCGGGTTGAACGCCATTCAAGGTGCCCGGATCGCCGGTGCGCGCCGCATCGTGGCCGTCGACATGACCGAAGAAAAACTGGAAGACGCCAAGGCCTTTGGCGCAACCCATGGCGTACTGGCAACCGGCGCGTCGCCCTGGCGGTCCAGCTACAAGGCGCTGGGTGGCAAGGGGGCCGAGGCGGTG
This DNA window, taken from uncultured Tateyamaria sp., encodes the following:
- a CDS encoding haloacid dehalogenase type II, with the translated sequence MPITTCIFDAYGTLFDVAAAARIAAAEPDFPRLKDTWPAVAEHWRLKQLQYTWLRAITGAHTDFWEVTQDGLDWALDRNGLGDDTALRARLLALYWELQPYPEVPAMLHALKGQGLNTAILSNGSPDMLNGAVQSAGIGNVLDDCLSVESVGIFKPDARVYDLVGTRFDCTPDQVLFVSSNGWDAAGASGYGFVTAWVNRAQEPVDRLPWTPAHILPDLTGIPGLAAA
- a CDS encoding alpha/beta hydrolase, which codes for MSTFQTSDGLTLYFEDAGEGLPLLCLPGLTRTTRDFQYVTPHLPPCRLIKMDYRGRGQSQWDPTWQTYSLPVEIRDVMELMDHLSLASVAILGTSRGGLNAMGLAAAAPERVLGAALNDVGPELDADGLAGIMAYLGRRPAARTHAEAAAALPHVLKGFRDVPPERWLHEARTHFVETENGLDITYDPRLRDAVEAGGAVPDLWPFFDALAGKPLALIRGAGSDLLRAETARKMQDRRPDMVYAEVPGRGHVPFLDEPAVVNAIRTWMGMLT
- a CDS encoding threonine/serine dehydratase — protein: MNIEMIRAAATRLNGHARVTPLLNTPFLDDIAGRRVWIKPECLQHTGSFKFRGAWSAVSALDAATRSAGVIAFSSGNHAQGVALAAQLHGVAAVIVMPSDAPALKIENTRALGAEVVLYDRSTGDRDAIGAQLAQDRGLTLIKPFDEPLVIAGQGTTGLEIAQQAAAVGVVAADVIVCCGGGGLTSGIALALEADAPGLRVRPAEPEGFDDVARSLRSGGIERNTATSGNICDAIITPQPGNLTFPIMHRLCGPGLVVGEDEALYAMAQAFLRLKLVAEPGGAVALAAALCRQDQIEGDDVIVTISGGNVDPDIFQRALDLPA
- a CDS encoding endonuclease/exonuclease/phosphatase family protein, with the translated sequence MTDFTIASFNVKNLIGPDQEYYRFQQYTPEEYAWKVDWLSEKVQTMDTDIVGFQEIFEERALRDVIAAADAEGMADNAQHIPGPDKRYRRKAIFRKLAYRPYTDAALAVAPNANDGGPGQRRPGVAILSRFGFVGAPEVIQDLPHPVDIDFGPMGPDGGGSFRLTRLSRPILKVRVPVGQHVITVFNCHLKSKLGEYLRPAGAPFPPEVDLTRYDAVGRALGGVRSALRRMAEAWVLRRAIVAELQAGHPVMVMGDFNDGEHAVSSEIISGEHPFKNYAWMLRHDAETPRDRYSEDEDAQIRTDIEAVRLHSAEKQFIRKSTRDMVYTAAFGGVYESIDQIFMSRHFLADAPESIGHMDYFSVLNDHLTDGSHAEAPYNKLASDHGQIIAHMRLKD
- the pcaD gene encoding 3-oxoadipate enol-lactonase, whose amino-acid sequence is MHMADLGDVRLHYRIDGPDDGAPVVFVNSLGTDMRLWDPILSMLPAGLRILRFDKRGHGLSTCPPAPYSMGQLVSDCEQMMDMHGFKDAMFVGLSIGGMIAQGLAVKRLDLMRAMVLSNTGAKIGTKEMWADRIQDVNTGGIEKLADAVMDRWFSRDFHHGVELELWRNMLTRQDDEGYAGCSAAISGTDFFTTTAKLRLPTLGIAGSEDGSTPPDVVRETVDLIPGSRFHLIRKAGHLPCVEQPEEYACVLTDFMVATRHI
- a CDS encoding lyase family protein, which gives rise to MAASVFSSSLYAQLFPTGEVGRLWSDSAEVRAMLLVEGALAKVQGAQGMIPDLSAAFIHRSSLEVQIDPAGLADATGRNGVSVPALVAEFRKAMEAPEHAQFAHWGATSQDIIDTALMLRMRQTLAVQRDTLVTLLKTLGAQASTHAATPMVARTYGQHATPTSWGSVLAQWGHPLADALDDLSRVQEASLWVSLSGASGTASALGPKPDATRAALADALNLNDPGRSWHTDRGPVLRIADWMGRVVATLAGMGDSAVALAATDCQDLTLGAAGSSSTMPQKHNPVGPSALVALGHQVAGLRASLQAAAAHQHQRDGAAWFTEWMVLPQIALSCAAAINLAHVMVRDWSPDVDAMAAKFDGLGGAHAEALSFALAAKMPRPEAQEATKVLIAEAMAQRQSLADIARAAHPDLPRDLFDPASQMGTAPAHARAFAQRVAAL
- a CDS encoding TCR/Tet family MFS transporter, whose amino-acid sequence is MKLPIVFILLTVMIDAMGIGLIVPVMPDLIQEVRGMGIGTAALWGGVLSTSFAAMQFLFGPLLGALSDRYGRRPILLVSLVVLALDYLVMAVAGTIWLLLAGRVVGGITAATQSTANAYMADISKPEEKAANFGLIGAAFGLGFVAGPALGGFLAEYGTRAPFYAAAALAAGNAVFGYVVLKETVDDRIRRPFAWSRANPFGLFKHLGRLPGLGPLLLVFFIYQVAFTVYPAVWAYYTSERFDWSPGMVGLSLSLFGIAMALVQGGLIRPMLRLMGERGAVIYGHVADVGVFLLIGFVSSGTWLLILTPLAALPAVITPALQGIMSKAVGDDEQGELQGALVSISALAMILSPLLMTSTFYTFTKPETSVYLPGAPFLLAAVLIAIALMVFVRSGGAGRSPDVSGSSAP
- a CDS encoding alcohol dehydrogenase catalytic domain-containing protein gives rise to the protein MQTIKAAVCHDFGAPLVVEDILIRAPEMGEVEVTLDAVAICHSDISFAEGAWGGSLPAVYGHEAAGIVSAVGPGVTGLAEGDSVVVTLIRACGTCPSCASGKPTVCETPYDGDKGPIRTAEDGKLHQAMACGAFAEKVVVDQKQLVKIPADMSKEAASLIACGVITGVGAVVNAAGLRAGQDVVVIGAGGVGLNAIQGARIAGARRIVAVDMTEEKLEDAKAFGATHGVLATGASPWRSSYKALGGKGAEAVIVTVGAVPAYAQAPRYLGNGGKVIMVGMPHSGAKAEYEPVILAATGQGMVGSKMGDVVIQRDIPWMVDLYQQGRLQLDSLISGRWSLDQINDAIADTKTGTARRNVILFDR